The Pseudofrankia inefficax genome window below encodes:
- a CDS encoding replication-relaxation family protein yields MITNPPQQTYLGRRTYNRPAARVVSSGEHQLWLARHLTPRDRWIVRMIHEHRVLTTHQIVELGWETRRSANIRLLELYRWRVLDRFQPLAVSGLSPMHYVLDVAGAAVLAHEDGLDPKKIGYQHDRAIGIAHSLHLAHRVAVNGMFTRLIHHARQPQAPGRLTAWWSEERCARSFGDIVRPDAYGRWKQGRGEVEWFLELDFGTETLRRLTFKINAYDRLAEATNIHTPILIWTTTVRREARLREVLTEALRGLDHPARVPIATTAADLAEPDEHLDATLTRWLPLARPGTGRLSLVQLASLWPPTARPLTRPDRTETDLDVEPPKRLHPPQPMPPTGLDGEQVAA; encoded by the coding sequence ATGATCACGAATCCGCCGCAGCAGACCTACCTCGGCCGCCGTACCTACAACCGTCCCGCCGCCCGCGTCGTGTCCTCCGGTGAGCACCAACTGTGGCTGGCCCGCCACCTCACACCACGGGACCGCTGGATCGTCCGGATGATCCACGAACACCGGGTGTTGACGACCCACCAGATCGTCGAACTCGGCTGGGAGACCCGCCGCTCGGCGAACATCCGCCTCCTGGAGCTCTACCGCTGGCGGGTCCTCGACCGCTTCCAACCTTTGGCGGTCAGCGGCCTGTCGCCCATGCACTACGTCCTGGACGTCGCCGGCGCCGCGGTGCTGGCGCATGAGGACGGCCTGGACCCGAAGAAGATCGGCTACCAGCACGACCGGGCCATCGGTATCGCCCACTCCCTGCACCTGGCCCACCGGGTCGCGGTCAACGGGATGTTCACCCGGCTGATCCACCACGCCCGCCAGCCCCAGGCCCCCGGCCGGCTCACCGCCTGGTGGTCGGAGGAACGGTGCGCCCGGTCGTTCGGGGACATCGTGCGCCCGGATGCCTATGGCCGCTGGAAGCAGGGCCGCGGCGAGGTCGAGTGGTTCCTCGAGCTGGACTTCGGCACCGAGACGCTCCGCCGCCTCACCTTCAAGATCAACGCCTACGATCGGCTCGCGGAGGCTACCAACATCCACACGCCGATCCTGATCTGGACCACCACCGTGCGCCGCGAAGCGCGTCTGCGCGAGGTGCTCACTGAGGCGCTGCGCGGCCTCGACCATCCGGCGCGGGTGCCGATCGCGACGACCGCCGCGGACCTCGCCGAACCCGACGAGCACCTGGACGCCACCCTCACCCGCTGGCTGCCCCTCGCCCGACCCGGGACCGGGCGCCTCAGCCTGGTCCAGCTCGCCAGCCTCTGGCCTCCCACAGCCAGGCCCCTCACGAGACCGGACAGGACCGAAACCGATCTCGACGTCGAGCCGCCGAAACGGCTGCATCCACCCCAGCCCATGCCACCCACCGGGCTCGACGGCGAGCAGGTCGCGGCCTGA
- a CDS encoding group III truncated hemoglobin, with product MTASTEQGPVRDITGRDDIAALITAFYGRAFADPLLGPIFIDVARLDLAAHLPIMCDFWETVLFQAGAYHRNALHVHAAIHAKAPLGPQHFARWLELWAGTIDDLYQGERAERAKLQATRIAGSLCRRLAGEPASELVTISRHPRQAERS from the coding sequence ATGACCGCCAGCACGGAGCAAGGGCCGGTCCGGGACATCACGGGCCGAGACGACATCGCCGCGCTGATCACCGCGTTCTACGGCAGGGCGTTCGCCGACCCGCTGCTCGGCCCGATCTTTATCGACGTCGCGCGTCTCGACCTGGCCGCACACCTGCCAATCATGTGCGACTTCTGGGAAACCGTCCTCTTTCAGGCCGGCGCCTACCACCGGAACGCGCTGCACGTCCACGCCGCGATTCACGCAAAAGCCCCGCTGGGCCCGCAACATTTCGCCCGCTGGCTCGAGCTGTGGGCCGGCACGATCGACGACCTGTACCAGGGCGAACGCGCCGAACGGGCCAAGCTACAGGCCACCCGCATCGCGGGCTCGCTGTGCCGACGCCTCGCCGGCGAGCCGGCCAGCGAGCTCGTCACCATCTCGCGTCATCCCCGCCAGGCTGAGCGCTCCTGA
- a CDS encoding peroxiredoxin: MTLTIGDTAPDFVAATTEGAISFHEWIGDSWAVLFSHPKNFTPICTTELGYVASIKPEFDRRGVKIIGLSVDPVELHEDWAKDIAETQGTAPNYPLIGDSDFTISKAYGMLGADVSGDPSDRTAADNQTVRNVFVIGPDKKIKLILVYPMTTGRNFDEVLRVIDSLQLTAKHKVATPVNWKQGEDVVIAGSVNNEQAKELFGTWQAPKPYLRIVPQPSA, from the coding sequence ATGACTCTGACGATTGGCGACACCGCGCCTGACTTCGTGGCCGCGACCACCGAGGGGGCGATCAGCTTCCATGAGTGGATTGGTGACTCGTGGGCGGTGCTCTTCTCGCACCCCAAGAACTTCACGCCGATCTGCACCACCGAGCTCGGCTACGTCGCCTCGATCAAGCCCGAGTTCGACCGCCGCGGCGTGAAGATCATCGGCCTGTCCGTGGACCCGGTCGAGCTGCACGAGGACTGGGCCAAGGACATCGCCGAGACCCAGGGCACCGCGCCGAACTACCCCCTGATCGGCGACTCCGACTTCACGATCTCCAAGGCCTACGGCATGCTCGGCGCCGACGTCTCCGGTGACCCGTCGGACCGCACCGCGGCCGACAACCAGACCGTGCGCAACGTGTTCGTGATCGGCCCCGACAAGAAGATCAAACTGATCCTCGTCTACCCGATGACGACCGGCCGCAACTTCGACGAGGTCCTGCGGGTCATCGACTCCCTGCAGCTCACCGCCAAGCACAAGGTCGCCACCCCGGTGAACTGGAAGCAGGGCGAAGACGTCGTCATCGCCGGCTCGGTCAACAACGAGCAGGCCAAGGAACTCTTCGGCACCTGGCAGGCACCGAAGCCCTACCTGCGCATCGTCCCCCAGCCCAGCGCCTGA
- a CDS encoding trypco2 family protein, translated as MGERNAGSVDGLGLADAIGVLRDELLKARAAGAGADIQLPVESMTVELTVTATRSADGKAGFKVPVVDLELGGGASRERGTQQTVTVVFGAPVDRAGNSVKVAAADDVLKG; from the coding sequence GTGGGTGAGCGGAACGCCGGGTCGGTGGACGGCTTGGGGTTGGCGGACGCGATCGGGGTGCTCCGTGACGAGCTGTTGAAGGCTCGCGCGGCGGGTGCCGGCGCGGATATTCAGCTGCCGGTGGAGTCGATGACGGTGGAGTTGACGGTTACGGCGACGAGGTCCGCGGACGGTAAGGCGGGTTTCAAGGTCCCGGTGGTCGACCTTGAGTTGGGTGGGGGTGCCAGCCGGGAGCGCGGGACGCAACAGACGGTGACGGTGGTGTTCGGGGCGCCGGTGGATCGTGCGGGTAACTCGGTGAAGGTCGCCGCGGCCGATGACGTGTTGAAGGGGTAG
- a CDS encoding helix-turn-helix transcriptional regulator, protein MADRSRRHGALAVASRLDLLRLLRAAPGPLDAHQLAQESGLAVSTVRFHLDRLAAAGLVVSEPRPRSTPGRPRVTYTSTSPGDDRGAYEQLAGALAANLADSAADKAARAERAGRAWADERYSARSRDVDGPPGRELRALGDVLQEVMALFTEVGFDPELDGEPGGQRLLLHACPFLGVAKAHPDVVCTLHLGLLRGTLEHLGAPPLDTRLVPFAEPGLCVAHLTTPSGPARGRSRA, encoded by the coding sequence GTGGCCGACCGTAGCCGCCGCCACGGCGCGCTGGCCGTGGCCAGCCGCCTTGACCTGCTCCGTCTCCTGCGAGCGGCCCCGGGACCGCTCGACGCCCACCAGCTCGCCCAGGAGAGTGGCCTGGCCGTGTCGACGGTCCGCTTCCATCTGGACCGGCTGGCCGCCGCCGGCCTCGTCGTCTCCGAGCCACGGCCGCGTTCGACGCCCGGTCGCCCGCGGGTCACCTACACGTCCACCAGCCCAGGCGACGACCGAGGCGCCTACGAGCAGCTCGCCGGCGCGCTCGCGGCGAACCTGGCCGACAGCGCCGCGGACAAGGCCGCGCGGGCGGAGCGAGCCGGCCGAGCCTGGGCCGACGAACGCTACTCAGCGCGGTCCCGCGACGTCGACGGGCCGCCGGGCCGCGAGCTTCGAGCGCTTGGCGACGTCCTGCAGGAGGTCATGGCGTTGTTCACCGAGGTGGGCTTCGACCCGGAACTCGACGGCGAACCCGGCGGCCAGCGCCTTTTGCTGCACGCCTGCCCGTTTCTTGGCGTCGCCAAGGCTCATCCCGACGTGGTCTGCACCCTGCACCTCGGACTCCTGCGCGGAACGCTGGAACACCTCGGGGCGCCGCCCCTCGACACCCGCCTCGTGCCCTTCGCCGAGCCCGGCCTGTGCGTGGCGCACCTGACGACGCCGTCCGGACCTGCTCGCGGGAGATCCCGTGCGTGA
- a CDS encoding toll/interleukin-1 receptor domain-containing protein: MTLTGGPVDPEGWDFFVSYTGKDRAWAEWLAWQLEDAGHSVLIQAWDFVAGSDWAARMDQGIRLARRTIAVLSDAYLGSVYGAQEWRSAQVADPGGFARKLLPIRIEDCPRPGLLRTIVSIDLFGLTPEDARRRLLEHVRGAIDGRIKPPVAPSFPTPPREAPPARRPDFPTTQSPAVTRALNATWSSSKGRRATRRPAPADPAGPRPLGDPLTGHTAGVQSLAFSPDGQLLATASADTTVRLWNVTDPADPEPLGQPLDGNARLLSVAFSPDGQTLATTSDDTTVQLWDLTDPADPGPLGQPLTGHSDWVWSVAFSPDGQILATASDDKTVRLWDVAGRRRLGKPLTSDKAPMLAVAFSPDGKTLATGDDNKTQLWDLSDPARPQRLGTLLVTEPTRRRRLGARLTEEKAWVSSVAFSPDGRALATAGGDRAVWLWDVTDPARPQALGQPLTGHTDDVRSVAFAPDGRTLASASIDNTLRLWDVTDPARSQALGEPLTGHTDGVQSVAFAPDGRILASASTDSTVRLWRL; this comes from the coding sequence GTGACGCTCACGGGGGGTCCCGTTGATCCGGAAGGGTGGGACTTCTTCGTCTCGTACACGGGCAAGGACCGAGCATGGGCCGAATGGCTGGCCTGGCAACTGGAGGACGCCGGACACAGCGTTCTGATCCAGGCGTGGGACTTCGTCGCGGGTTCCGACTGGGCGGCGCGGATGGACCAGGGCATCCGGTTGGCCCGGCGGACAATCGCCGTGTTGTCGGACGCCTACCTCGGTTCGGTCTACGGCGCCCAGGAGTGGCGCTCGGCGCAGGTAGCCGACCCGGGAGGGTTCGCTCGAAAGTTGCTACCGATCCGCATTGAGGACTGCCCGCGCCCCGGTCTGCTTCGCACGATCGTGTCCATTGACCTGTTCGGCCTGACGCCGGAGGACGCCCGCCGACGGCTTCTTGAGCACGTCCGTGGCGCGATCGATGGCCGTATCAAGCCCCCTGTGGCGCCGAGCTTCCCGACGCCCCCGCGCGAGGCTCCGCCGGCCAGGCGACCGGACTTCCCGACCACGCAAAGCCCGGCCGTGACCCGCGCCCTCAACGCGACCTGGTCCAGCAGCAAGGGCAGACGCGCCACCCGGCGGCCGGCTCCCGCAGATCCTGCCGGCCCACGGCCACTTGGCGATCCGCTCACCGGCCACACCGCCGGAGTGCAGTCCTTGGCTTTTTCCCCAGACGGGCAGCTCCTGGCCACCGCCAGCGCCGACACAACGGTCCGGCTGTGGAACGTCACCGACCCAGCCGACCCCGAGCCGCTCGGCCAACCCCTCGACGGAAACGCTCGGCTGTTGTCAGTGGCGTTCTCCCCAGACGGTCAGACCTTGGCCACCACCAGCGACGACACGACGGTGCAACTGTGGGACCTCACCGACCCAGCCGACCCCGGACCGCTCGGCCAGCCCCTCACCGGGCATTCCGATTGGGTCTGGTCGGTGGCGTTCTCGCCCGACGGACAGATCCTGGCGACCGCCAGCGACGACAAGACGGTTCGACTGTGGGACGTCGCCGGGCGACGGCGGCTCGGCAAACCCCTCACCAGCGACAAGGCCCCCATGTTGGCTGTGGCGTTCTCCCCGGACGGCAAGACCCTGGCCACCGGCGACGACAACAAGACCCAGCTGTGGGACCTGAGCGACCCGGCCCGCCCTCAACGGCTCGGCACGCTTCTCGTGACCGAACCGACCCGCCGACGGCGGCTCGGCGCGCGTCTCACCGAGGAGAAGGCCTGGGTGTCGTCCGTAGCCTTCTCCCCAGACGGGCGCGCCTTGGCGACTGCCGGCGGCGACAGGGCGGTGTGGCTATGGGACGTGACCGACCCGGCCCGCCCACAGGCACTCGGTCAGCCGCTCACCGGCCACACCGATGACGTGCGGTCCGTGGCCTTCGCCCCGGACGGACGAACCCTGGCCAGCGCCAGTATCGACAACACGCTCCGACTATGGGACGTGACCGACCCGGCCCGCTCACAGGCACTCGGTGAGCCTCTCACCGGCCACACCGACGGGGTGCAGTCCGTGGCTTTCGCCCCGGACGGACGAATCCTGGCCAGCGCCAGCACCGACAGCACGGTCCGACTATGGAGACTCTGA
- a CDS encoding BTAD domain-containing putative transcriptional regulator: MQELGIELFGRFRVAVGDRVVPDSSWSRRKPAALVKLLALAPGHRLRREKVMDQLWPDLDAAAAAANLRKALLEARRALAGEGADGADLIVSIGDLLALPADHLRVDVDDYWTAAAAARRAQDADAYVQAMELHRDGLLPEDVYEEWADGPRDELLADWTALAAELAGLMEARGELAKAAHAVARLVAADPSHEDNQAWLMRLYALAGRREDARRQYDRLRESLAAELGTEPSARTQRLYEEIRMDQVSAPELPVALWERVGDLRAQSGDADATAKAYEQALMASADTATAGRLHRKIATALLMLHLPDSAEPHLDAADRLGPDAAEQGRLVCLRANISWERGDLETARRLATRAHELAVTHGERDDVTDALEALAIISHIEGTWRSGLQDQIHRIASDDLGDRVSRFYEINHCIGQNQLYSDKFAGDVDDYARQTLVLAERADAVGAQAFAWCLLGESLLLRGHWDEAAACLERSCELYAPMGSRSVALPWLRLAELAVCTGELDQVAPRLKRAAAIAAVTPLSRHAWARLHATAALAALERGDPDGALRAVRAAQRTAERYGECATCGALLNPIGAETFARIGDSAGAAAFAAAAARTAASFESTAFRAMAASADGSAATADGDQTLAQARFEAAAALYEKAEQPFWAARSRRLAAGLA, translated from the coding sequence GTGCAGGAGCTTGGGATTGAGCTGTTCGGACGGTTCCGGGTCGCGGTGGGCGACCGGGTCGTCCCGGACAGCTCGTGGTCTCGCCGTAAGCCGGCCGCGCTGGTCAAGCTCCTGGCGCTGGCACCGGGACATCGTCTGCGGCGCGAAAAGGTGATGGACCAGCTCTGGCCCGACCTCGACGCCGCGGCCGCGGCCGCGAACCTGCGCAAGGCGTTGCTCGAGGCGCGGCGGGCGCTCGCCGGGGAGGGCGCGGACGGAGCGGATCTCATCGTCTCGATCGGCGACCTCCTCGCGCTCCCGGCGGATCACCTGCGCGTCGACGTGGACGACTACTGGACGGCCGCCGCCGCGGCGCGCCGGGCGCAGGACGCGGACGCCTACGTCCAGGCCATGGAGCTCCATCGCGACGGTCTGCTGCCCGAGGACGTCTACGAGGAATGGGCCGACGGCCCCCGGGACGAGCTGCTCGCCGACTGGACCGCGCTCGCCGCGGAGCTCGCCGGGCTCATGGAGGCTCGCGGCGAGCTCGCGAAGGCCGCGCACGCGGTGGCTCGGCTGGTCGCCGCCGACCCATCGCACGAGGACAACCAGGCGTGGCTGATGCGGCTGTACGCGCTGGCCGGGCGACGCGAGGACGCGCGGCGCCAGTACGACCGGCTGCGCGAGTCGCTCGCCGCCGAGCTGGGCACCGAGCCGAGCGCGCGCACGCAGCGTCTGTACGAGGAAATCCGGATGGACCAGGTCTCCGCGCCCGAGCTGCCCGTCGCCCTGTGGGAGCGGGTCGGCGACCTGCGCGCTCAGTCGGGAGACGCCGACGCGACCGCCAAGGCCTACGAGCAGGCGCTGATGGCGTCGGCGGACACGGCGACGGCCGGGCGGCTGCACCGCAAGATCGCCACCGCGTTGCTGATGCTGCACCTGCCCGACTCGGCCGAGCCGCATCTCGACGCCGCAGACAGGCTCGGCCCGGACGCGGCCGAACAGGGCCGGCTGGTCTGCCTGCGCGCGAACATCAGCTGGGAGCGGGGCGACCTCGAGACGGCACGGCGGCTGGCCACGCGGGCGCACGAGCTCGCGGTCACGCACGGCGAGCGGGACGACGTCACCGATGCGCTGGAGGCGCTCGCGATCATCTCGCACATCGAGGGCACCTGGCGCTCGGGGCTGCAGGACCAGATCCACCGGATCGCCTCCGACGATCTGGGCGACCGCGTCAGCCGGTTCTACGAGATCAACCACTGCATCGGGCAGAACCAGCTCTACAGCGACAAGTTCGCGGGCGACGTCGACGACTACGCGCGCCAGACGCTGGTGCTCGCGGAACGCGCCGACGCGGTCGGCGCGCAGGCTTTCGCCTGGTGCCTGCTCGGCGAGTCGCTCCTGCTGCGAGGCCATTGGGACGAGGCCGCCGCCTGCCTGGAACGCAGCTGTGAGCTGTACGCGCCCATGGGCAGCCGGTCGGTCGCGCTGCCGTGGCTTCGCCTCGCTGAGCTCGCCGTGTGTACCGGCGAGCTCGACCAGGTCGCGCCGCGGCTCAAGCGGGCCGCCGCCATCGCCGCGGTGACCCCGCTCTCGCGGCACGCCTGGGCCCGGCTGCACGCGACCGCGGCGCTCGCGGCACTGGAGCGGGGTGATCCGGACGGCGCGCTGCGGGCGGTGCGCGCCGCGCAGCGCACCGCGGAACGGTACGGCGAGTGCGCGACCTGCGGCGCGTTGCTGAACCCGATCGGCGCCGAGACGTTCGCGCGGATCGGTGACAGCGCGGGCGCGGCCGCCTTCGCCGCCGCCGCGGCGAGGACCGCGGCGTCCTTCGAAAGCACCGCCTTCCGCGCGATGGCAGCGTCCGCCGACGGCAGCGCCGCGACCGCCGACGGCGACCAGACGCTGGCACAAGCCCGCTTCGAGGCCGCGGCGGCGCTGTACGAGAAGGCCGAGCAGCCGTTCTGGGCGGCCCGGTCGCGGCGGCTGGCGGCCGGCCTGGCGTGA
- a CDS encoding NAD(P)/FAD-dependent oxidoreductase has product MTVSGRTRVLVLGAGFGGLELTARLSEELGDEIEIVLIDQADGFVFGFSKLDVMFGRTTEEAVTHPYRDLVRPGVRFVRTTVRAIDPEARRVETDAGPFEGDILVVALGADLQPSATPGLVEAGHEFYTVAGAFATRRVLDSFDGGRVVVAVTSTPFKCPPAPSETALLVHDLLVSRGLRESSEVALVMPLGVPIPPSPAASKALLAAFAERGIAWHPERLVRALDPGRKVALLSDGDELPFDLFLGVPVHRAPAVVRDSGMCVDGWVPVDPRTLETRFANVYAVGDVTSVGTPKAGVFAEGQAAVVAEEIIARYRGHGDPSAYDGRGVCYIEFGGHRVARVDVTFRAGEKPRGSFDDPSALYAADKAEFGSSRIQRWFGRGWTTLVPGSAEPVP; this is encoded by the coding sequence ATGACCGTCAGCGGAAGAACGCGCGTGCTGGTGCTGGGAGCCGGGTTCGGTGGCCTGGAACTCACGGCACGGCTGTCCGAGGAGCTGGGCGACGAGATCGAGATCGTCCTGATCGACCAGGCGGACGGCTTCGTGTTCGGCTTCTCCAAGCTCGACGTGATGTTCGGGCGCACCACCGAGGAGGCGGTGACGCATCCGTATCGCGACCTGGTCAGGCCCGGCGTGCGTTTCGTGCGGACCACGGTCCGCGCGATCGACCCCGAGGCTCGGCGGGTCGAGACGGACGCCGGCCCGTTCGAGGGCGACATCCTGGTGGTGGCGCTCGGCGCCGACCTGCAGCCGTCGGCGACGCCGGGCCTCGTCGAGGCCGGCCACGAGTTCTACACCGTGGCCGGCGCGTTCGCCACGCGAAGGGTGCTCGACAGCTTCGACGGTGGTCGGGTGGTCGTCGCCGTCACCTCGACACCGTTCAAGTGCCCGCCGGCTCCCAGCGAGACCGCGTTGCTCGTCCACGACCTCCTGGTCAGCCGTGGCCTGCGTGAGTCGAGCGAGGTCGCGCTGGTGATGCCGTTGGGCGTTCCCATCCCGCCGTCGCCGGCGGCGTCGAAGGCGCTGTTGGCGGCGTTCGCGGAACGCGGGATCGCCTGGCATCCGGAACGGCTGGTGCGCGCGCTCGACCCAGGACGGAAGGTCGCGTTGCTCTCGGACGGTGACGAGCTGCCCTTCGACCTCTTCCTCGGCGTACCGGTGCACCGGGCACCGGCGGTCGTGCGGGACTCGGGGATGTGCGTCGACGGCTGGGTCCCGGTCGACCCGCGCACCCTCGAGACGCGGTTCGCGAACGTGTACGCGGTCGGCGACGTCACGAGCGTCGGCACGCCCAAGGCAGGGGTCTTCGCCGAGGGCCAGGCCGCCGTCGTGGCCGAGGAGATCATCGCGCGGTACCGCGGTCACGGGGATCCGTCGGCCTATGACGGACGAGGGGTCTGCTACATCGAGTTCGGCGGCCATCGGGTGGCGCGTGTCGATGTCACCTTCCGTGCGGGGGAAAAGCCTCGTGGGAGCTTCGACGACCCGTCGGCGCTGTATGCGGCTGACAAGGCGGAATTCGGGTCCAGCCGGATCCAGCGATGGTTCGGCCGCGGCTGGACCACGCTCGTGCCGGGATCGGCCGAGCCGGTTCCGTAA